One stretch of Ktedonobacterales bacterium DNA includes these proteins:
- a CDS encoding acyltransferase — MDHLAASNLTEAGASRAPIVETPHLSRTDSTSKSTTSLNQRNAHGIGSWLAGQLEENKPKGAIASLDGVRALACLTVIGYHISLMTHDMRLWSTNNPLINSVLLAGGAGVTLFFVLSGFLLFLPYAKALASDQSWPSTRLFYMRRALRIIPGYYFSLFLLVLLAKPEYLEPQRWKELILFPLFLMDSTKATFQQLNGPYWTLAIEWQFYLLLPLIVLGIRFVARRIRSERRWWVVVGCLLGMIGWGLLTRALGSYFMAHPAATFLVPRSVLNVVLFFTYGFSGKYLEDFAVGMLAGLAYTFLYTPTVRVKLCLHARRVSPWFWGAGLLLLLFMAMQHYSLDFHYTWPILPALFQLPGWLHELGFSLGFGFCILTILFGPTWLRKPFEWGPLRWIGLISYSLYIWHLPLLFTFLHHVGPSLSNLPHPLAYSLYWVWAAVVVIPCSFALYTLIEKPGMRLGSRLRGQFAAQQGQARITKRLAPTGERL; from the coding sequence TCATCTTAGCAGGACAGACAGTACCAGCAAGTCCACGACAAGCCTCAACCAGCGCAACGCACATGGGATAGGTTCCTGGCTGGCGGGGCAACTTGAAGAGAACAAGCCAAAAGGCGCTATTGCCTCACTCGATGGGGTGCGCGCTCTGGCCTGCCTGACGGTCATCGGCTATCATATCAGCTTGATGACCCACGACATGCGCCTCTGGTCAACTAACAACCCCCTGATCAATTCAGTCCTTCTCGCGGGGGGCGCTGGAGTCACGCTCTTCTTTGTGTTATCCGGCTTTCTGCTCTTTTTGCCCTATGCGAAGGCACTTGCTTCTGATCAGTCCTGGCCGAGTACGCGCCTGTTTTATATGCGCCGGGCGCTGCGCATTATCCCAGGTTATTATTTTTCTTTGTTCTTGCTGGTGCTGCTGGCAAAGCCTGAATATCTTGAGCCGCAACGCTGGAAGGAATTAATACTCTTTCCCTTGTTCTTGATGGATTCCACCAAGGCAACCTTTCAGCAACTTAATGGCCCATACTGGACGCTGGCTATTGAATGGCAGTTCTATCTCCTTTTGCCGCTGATTGTTCTAGGGATTCGCTTTGTGGCGCGGCGGATACGGTCTGAAAGACGTTGGTGGGTGGTTGTGGGGTGTTTGCTGGGGATGATCGGCTGGGGATTGCTCACGCGCGCTTTGGGCAGCTATTTTATGGCGCATCCGGCGGCAACCTTCCTGGTCCCGCGCAGCGTCCTCAACGTCGTGTTGTTCTTCACCTATGGCTTCAGCGGGAAGTATCTGGAGGATTTTGCCGTTGGCATGTTGGCTGGCCTCGCCTATACCTTTTTGTATACCCCTACGGTCAGGGTGAAATTGTGCCTGCACGCGCGTCGGGTTAGTCCCTGGTTCTGGGGTGCTGGTCTACTGCTGCTCTTGTTTATGGCGATGCAGCATTATAGCCTGGACTTCCACTATACCTGGCCGATTCTGCCCGCCCTTTTCCAGCTTCCTGGCTGGTTACATGAACTCGGTTTCTCGCTGGGGTTCGGTTTTTGCATCCTGACCATTCTATTTGGTCCGACCTGGCTTAGAAAGCCTTTCGAGTGGGGGCCGCTTCGCTGGATAGGGCTGATTTCCTATAGTCTGTATATCTGGCACCTACCGCTGCTCTTCACCTTCCTGCACCACGTCGGCCCCAGCTTGAGCAATCTGCCCCATCCACTAGCCTACAGCCTCTACTGGGTATGGGCAGCAGTAGTGGTAATCCCCTGCTCGTTTGCGCTTTACACGCTGATCGAGAAGCCGGGTATGCGGCTGGGCAGTAGACTCCGAGGCCAGTTCGCAGCCCAGCAAGGACAGGCGCGCATCACAAAGCGACTCGCCCCAACTGGGGAAAGGTTGTAA
- a CDS encoding enoyl-CoA hydratase/isomerase family protein, with amino-acid sequence MATLELETMRCEVDGPLARLRLNRPEALNAANWAWVNDLVTATDYLAHSPEAHVVIVSGEGRAFCSGLDVKELAQGHLSLEWFATWERGVVALADLNAITIAAIQGYCLGGGLQVALACDLRIASTDAVLSIPAVKEGVIAALGPMRLARLIGAGPAKQLCLLGRRFNAEEGQALGLITEVVAPAALEERSLTLAEELLAIPFTALIHTRRQIDRAFTQDTEALMSEFLAAQEDCLRSPEHAAVMAAYREAQLQRSQRKQQQASD; translated from the coding sequence ATGGCTACTTTAGAGCTTGAAACCATGCGCTGCGAGGTGGATGGCCCCCTGGCGCGGCTGCGCCTCAACCGTCCAGAGGCGCTCAACGCAGCTAACTGGGCGTGGGTGAACGATCTGGTCACGGCCACCGACTATCTGGCGCACAGCCCGGAGGCGCATGTCGTCATTGTCAGCGGCGAAGGCCGGGCGTTTTGCAGCGGCCTGGATGTCAAGGAACTGGCGCAAGGCCATCTATCACTAGAATGGTTCGCTACCTGGGAGCGCGGAGTGGTCGCGCTGGCCGATCTCAACGCGATCACCATCGCCGCCATTCAGGGTTACTGCCTGGGCGGCGGCCTGCAAGTTGCGCTCGCCTGCGACTTGCGTATCGCCAGCACAGATGCAGTGCTGAGCATCCCCGCCGTCAAAGAGGGGGTCATTGCGGCGTTGGGACCGATGCGTCTTGCCAGGCTCATTGGGGCCGGACCGGCCAAGCAGCTTTGTCTCTTAGGCAGGCGCTTCAACGCTGAGGAGGGACAGGCGCTCGGCCTGATCACCGAAGTGGTAGCGCCTGCCGCTCTGGAGGAGCGGTCGCTGACTCTTGCCGAAGAACTGCTTGCCATCCCCTTTACCGCGCTGATACACACCAGGCGCCAGATTGACCGGGCCTTCACTCAGGACACCGAGGCGCTCATGAGCGAGTTTCTGGCCGCGCAGGAAGATTGCCTGCGCTCGCCTGAGCATGCCGCCGTCATGGCAGCCTATCGTGAGGCGCAGCTTCAGCGCAGCCAAAGAAAACAGCAGCAAGCCTCAGACTAG